ACTTAAGGTCGTTCTGCACACACGCGCTGAATGCACCATACACCACCGAGATACCGGTGAGAATGATAAATATCCAAGCGAGTTCATGAGCTGCATGAGGCATAAGATAGATGGCAACACGGAAACATCCGTAACCGCCAAGCTTCATAAGCACTCCGGCATGAAGCATCGACACTGCCGTAGGAGCCGATGCGTGACCGTCAGGTGACCATGTATGGAACGGGAACATAGCTCCAAGCACACCGAAACCTACGAATGTCATCGGGAAGAGGAACTTCTGCCATCCGAGGGAGATGGATTCATTCTCGACAATCTCAAGAATGTTCCATGTCAGAGGCTGACCCTCAGGTGCGGAATGATAGTATATACCTATGAGACCAAGCATCAGGAAAGCCGAACCACCCATGAGCATAAGTGTAAGCTTCATGGCTGAATAGTTCTTGTTGCCTGACCCCCAAACACCGATAAGAAGATACATCGGGATAAGAGCTACCTCATAGAACATGAACATTGTGAACAGGTCAAGAGATATGAAGAAGCCATACACACCGGTTGATAGGAGGATGAGCCATAAGAAGAATTCCTTGGGCTGGGCAATCTCCCAGGACGCAAAGCTTCCGGTGATCATAATGACACCTGTAAGTATGAGCATGGCGATAGATATACCGTCGACACCCACAGCAAGATGTATGTTAAGAGGTGCGAACCATTCCCACGACCCAAGATAGAGCATGGGGGCATCATTGCCGGCGGCGCGCAGCCCTAAGTAATCAACCAGAAGCCATATCGACAGTGCGGTGAGCGCGATCGAGCCGGTTACCGCCACGGCACGAATCTGCTTTATGTCGCGGCAGAGGAACAGCCCCAAGAGCATAATCAAGGGGATGACCACGAAATAGATTAATATATTTGAGAACATATCGTTACTATATTTGCTACATTAACATTATTACAGCACGCACACTGCGGCAATTACACCGAGCAGGACTGCTCCGATAAGGAACCACCACACATACATCTGAACTTTTCCGCTCTGAAGTCCCTTGATAGCTCCCGATGCCACATTGGTGACATAAGCGAATCCGTCCATAGTGCCATCGATGATATGACGGTCAAACCATGCGATAGGCTTACAGATGCTATCGAAGATAACCTTACGAGTGATCCAAAGATAGATCTCATCCCAATAGAAACGACGGTTGGCAGCAGTCCAGAGCCAGCGGCAGGAATCAGCCATACGCGCAGGCTTGTCGTTCTTCTTCATATACAGCCATGCAGCAAATGCTATGGCAAGGATAGCCACACCCATACTCATGCTTGCAATAGACCAGTCGATATGGATATGATACTCATGACCGTCAAAAGTAACGAGCTCACCGAAGGGCACCCAACCTGCCACACAGGATACAATGGCAAGGAACACCAATGGGAAAGCCATTGTGAAAGGCGACTCATGAGGCATGGAGGCATGATGACCGTGGGCTTCCTGCTCCTTCACTCGTGCTTCATAGTCGGGATTGTCCCACCAGAAGATAAGGAAGTACATACGGAACATGTAGAACGCTGTCATAGCGGCAACAATCATCATCCAGATTCCCCAGAAAGTACTGTTGGCAAAGCATGCTGTAAGAATCTCATCCTTTGAGAAGAATCCGGCAAAAGGCCAGATGCCTGCAATAGCGAGACAGCCGATGAGGAATGTGATATGGGTGATGGGCATATACTTACGCAGACCGCCCATGGCTGTATAATTGTTGGAGTGAACCGCATGGATGAGCGAACCGGCTCCAAGGAAAAGGAGTGCCTTGAACATCGCATGAGTGAACAGATGGAACATTGATGCCATGTATCCGAGACCCTCATGGATAGCCTCGCCATATTTGGAGGCAACACCAAGAGCCACCATCATGAACGCAATCTGCGAAATAGTGGAGAACGCGAGGATACGCTTGATATCGATCTGTGCACATGCCACACAAGCTGCATAGAATGCCGTGATAGCTCCGACAACAGTGATGAATGTCAGCGCAGCATCCTCAAGCATGTACAGCGGAAAGAGTCGAGCGACGAGATAAACACCTGCGACCACCATGGTAGCAGCGTGAATGAGTGCCGACACTGGGGTAGGACCCTCCATCGCATCGGGGAGCCAAATGTGAAGAGGAAGCATTGCCGACTTACCCATACCTCCGGTGAATATGAGAACCAACGCCCATGTGAGGACAGAAGCCCCCATGAATGTAGCTCCGCCGAATGACTCGAACACAGCCTGAGGATTCTGTGTCATCGGGAGGAAATCGAGCTGTTCGGTATAGAACGAGAGGATAAGGATACCTATAAGGAAACCGAGGTCGGCAAAACGAGTGACGATAAACGCCTTCTTACAAGCCGCAACTGCACTGGGCAATGTGTAGAAGAATCCGATGAGAAGGAATGATGAAGCTCCCACAAGCTCCCAGAATATATACATCTGGAAGATATTGGTGGCGACAACCAGACCAAGCATCGAGAAACTGAACAGCGACAGGAAAGCGTAATAACGCTGGAAGCCTTTCTCTCCATGCATATAGCCGAGCGAATAGACATGTACCATAAATGAAATGGTAGGGATGACTACAAGCATCAATGCCGAGATTGGGTCAAGAAGGAAACCTATCTTGATGGCAAGAGCAGGAGTGAACTGCAACCAAGTCTGATTGAACACAGTGTACTGAAGACGCGTAGTACCGTCAATGAATTCAGGAGCACCGGAGAACCAATATGTGAACGCAGTGTAATATGACAGGACAAGCACTGTGCCCATGCCGATAGTGCCGAGCGTGCCGGCCATCTTGTGGCTCATCTTCACGCCTGCAAGTCCCAACAAGAGGAACATGAAGAACGGAATAGCCAATATAAGTACAGGAATTGTTATATCCATATCGCTATTAGTGTTTCATTTTGGTTGTGTCGGCGACATCGATATCCTTGCTCACCCTGAACAGATTGATTATGATGGCTATGGCGAGCGCGGTCTCTGCGGCGGCAATGGCTATGCCGAAGAGCGTGAACATCCAGCCGTCATTGGTGCCGGGGAACAGATAACGGTTAAAGACGACAAAGTTAATATCGACAGCGTTGAGCATTAGCTCCAGCGAGATAAGCATAGC
The sequence above is drawn from the Duncaniella freteri genome and encodes:
- a CDS encoding NuoM family protein gives rise to the protein MFSNILIYFVVIPLIMLLGLFLCRDIKQIRAVAVTGSIALTALSIWLLVDYLGLRAAGNDAPMLYLGSWEWFAPLNIHLAVGVDGISIAMLILTGVIMITGSFASWEIAQPKEFFLWLILLSTGVYGFFISLDLFTMFMFYEVALIPMYLLIGVWGSGNKNYSAMKLTLMLMGGSAFLMLGLIGIYYHSAPEGQPLTWNILEIVENESISLGWQKFLFPMTFVGFGVLGAMFPFHTWSPDGHASAPTAVSMLHAGVLMKLGGYGCFRVAIYLMPHAAHELAWIFIILTGISVVYGAFSACVQNDLKYINAYSSVSHCGLVLFAILMLNTTAMTGAIMQMLSHGLMTALFFALIGMIYGRTHTRDIREMGGMMQILPYLSVCYVIAGMASLGLPGLSGFVAEMTIFVGSFQHTDLFHRVFVIVACSSIVTTAVYILRVVGKLLYGPVYDQHHLSLTDAKWWERLSTATLIVSVACIGFFPNFFADLIKFTFSPEIFTVLGLH
- the nuoL gene encoding NADH-quinone oxidoreductase subunit L; this encodes MDITIPVLILAIPFFMFLLLGLAGVKMSHKMAGTLGTIGMGTVLVLSYYTAFTYWFSGAPEFIDGTTRLQYTVFNQTWLQFTPALAIKIGFLLDPISALMLVVIPTISFMVHVYSLGYMHGEKGFQRYYAFLSLFSFSMLGLVVATNIFQMYIFWELVGASSFLLIGFFYTLPSAVAACKKAFIVTRFADLGFLIGILILSFYTEQLDFLPMTQNPQAVFESFGGATFMGASVLTWALVLIFTGGMGKSAMLPLHIWLPDAMEGPTPVSALIHAATMVVAGVYLVARLFPLYMLEDAALTFITVVGAITAFYAACVACAQIDIKRILAFSTISQIAFMMVALGVASKYGEAIHEGLGYMASMFHLFTHAMFKALLFLGAGSLIHAVHSNNYTAMGGLRKYMPITHITFLIGCLAIAGIWPFAGFFSKDEILTACFANSTFWGIWMMIVAAMTAFYMFRMYFLIFWWDNPDYEARVKEQEAHGHHASMPHESPFTMAFPLVFLAIVSCVAGWVPFGELVTFDGHEYHIHIDWSIASMSMGVAILAIAFAAWLYMKKNDKPARMADSCRWLWTAANRRFYWDEIYLWITRKVIFDSICKPIAWFDRHIIDGTMDGFAYVTNVASGAIKGLQSGKVQMYVWWFLIGAVLLGVIAAVCVL
- the nuoK gene encoding NADH-quinone oxidoreductase subunit NuoK, which translates into the protein MDITLIWYLVPALVMFCCGVYGFLTRRNMIAMLISLELMLNAVDINFVVFNRYLFPGTNDGWMFTLFGIAIAAAETALAIAIIINLFRVSKDIDVADTTKMKH